A single genomic interval of Lewinellaceae bacterium harbors:
- a CDS encoding DUF2061 domain-containing protein, producing the protein MEKESKLRSILKAITWRLIATATTFTLAFFIFSGTGCEDVLQKSSIVAGLELVIKLAIYYLHERAWQMVPRGTVRHILKPAGKQEPDLGK; encoded by the coding sequence ATGGAAAAAGAATCAAAACTGAGGAGCATACTAAAAGCCATCACCTGGCGCCTGATCGCTACGGCAACCACTTTCACCCTGGCTTTTTTCATCTTTTCCGGAACGGGCTGCGAAGACGTGCTTCAAAAGTCGTCCATCGTCGCCGGCCTGGAGCTGGTCATCAAGCTGGCCATCTATTACCTGCACGAACGGGCCTGGCAGATGGTGCCCCGGGGCACCGTGCGCCACATCCTCAAGCCTGCCGGAAAACAGGAACCGGATTTGGGTAAATAG
- a CDS encoding four helix bundle protein, translating into MNKEVLLERFKVWALNVILLCRELPKAEEFNIIKRQLIRSAASSAANYSASNRAKSTKDLINKRKIVEEELDESLVWLDMLQRLLNGWDEKISPLSKEANTLLGIIVNSIKAQRR; encoded by the coding sequence ATGAACAAAGAGGTTTTGCTGGAAAGATTCAAAGTATGGGCATTGAATGTTATCCTGCTCTGCAGAGAGCTGCCAAAAGCAGAAGAGTTCAACATCATAAAACGGCAACTCATCAGATCTGCTGCATCCTCGGCGGCCAATTACAGCGCCAGCAACCGGGCCAAATCCACCAAAGACCTGATCAATAAGAGGAAAATAGTTGAAGAAGAACTGGACGAATCCCTTGTCTGGCTCGATATGCTCCAACGTTTGTTGAATGGCTGGGACGAAAAGATTTCACCTCTAAGCAAAGAAGCCAACACCTTATTGGGGATCATTGTTAATTCAATCAAAGCACAAAGACGATAA
- a CDS encoding transposase has product MESFMSSSFAKFITSLFARHFTAPSWQSFVLLAYGWALSRSRHTVANYIWLSGGTKYKHFSRFYVFFSRAFLRLADKLWIAVLLLLDSMLPPEAAIELTVDDTTRKKSGRKIQGASHYQNRAGSARQEYRTLWGINFVYVIASLYWHKGGKIFKLALPVGLRVYLKEKTAAELERPFHPRSALARHIIDFIVGVLPHRRFILKADGGYSTKKFLRGLPDNVEVDGRFPVNSRLLGLRPRPKKDNRGRPTEKGKDLGTPQEWMQQDEGWIPHPEEEGAWVKTVVGIWHSILPGVPVKVVAVWRKGGLPADKRSGKKELEAFFSTDTSLTEAQVLQHYSQRWEVEIDIRDGYAYYGLGKDQCRNLDRIYGVNTFRILMAACRTLWFVRYFEKRQLDLKKYRPWYRLKQHPTQLDVISAAQEAFTREGVSAVPRFIQGTAEMPQGQQEDWQQAA; this is encoded by the coding sequence ATGGAATCTTTTATGAGCTCTTCTTTCGCCAAGTTTATCACGTCGTTGTTTGCCCGCCACTTCACTGCCCCGTCCTGGCAGAGCTTCGTGTTGCTCGCTTACGGGTGGGCCCTGAGCCGTTCGCGCCATACGGTGGCCAATTACATCTGGCTAAGCGGGGGTACCAAGTATAAGCATTTTTCCCGGTTTTATGTCTTTTTCAGCCGGGCGTTTTTGAGGCTGGCCGATAAATTGTGGATAGCCGTGCTGCTGCTGCTGGACAGCATGTTGCCCCCAGAGGCGGCCATCGAATTGACCGTAGACGACACCACGCGTAAAAAAAGCGGGCGCAAGATACAGGGCGCCAGCCATTACCAAAACCGGGCTGGCTCGGCCCGCCAGGAGTACCGCACCCTGTGGGGCATCAACTTTGTATATGTTATCGCTTCCTTATACTGGCACAAAGGCGGCAAAATTTTCAAGCTGGCCCTCCCGGTGGGTTTGCGGGTTTACCTCAAAGAAAAAACCGCCGCCGAGCTGGAACGCCCCTTCCATCCCCGCAGCGCCCTGGCCCGGCATATCATCGATTTCATTGTAGGGGTATTGCCCCACCGCCGTTTTATCCTCAAAGCCGACGGCGGGTATTCCACCAAAAAGTTCTTGCGGGGCTTGCCTGACAATGTCGAAGTAGACGGCCGCTTTCCGGTCAACAGCCGCTTGCTCGGCCTGCGGCCCAGGCCCAAAAAGGACAACCGCGGCCGGCCTACCGAGAAGGGCAAAGACTTGGGTACCCCGCAGGAATGGATGCAGCAGGATGAAGGCTGGATACCGCACCCCGAAGAAGAAGGCGCCTGGGTTAAAACCGTCGTCGGGATATGGCACAGCATCCTGCCGGGCGTGCCCGTCAAAGTCGTTGCCGTTTGGCGAAAGGGCGGCCTGCCGGCTGACAAGCGCTCGGGAAAAAAAGAGCTGGAAGCCTTTTTCTCTACGGATACCTCCTTAACCGAAGCCCAGGTCCTGCAGCATTATTCGCAGCGCTGGGAGGTGGAAATCGATATCCGCGACGGCTATGCTTACTATGGCCTGGGCAAGGATCAATGCCGCAACCTGGACCGTATTTATGGCGTGAATACTTTTCGTATCTTAATGGCTGCTTGCCGGACGCTATGGTTCGTACGTTACTTCGAAAAACGGCAACTGGACCTGAAAAAATATAGGCCCTGGTACCGCCTCAAGCAGCACCCTACCCAGCTGGATGTCATTTCTGCCGCCCAGGAGGCCTTCACTCGGGAAGGAGTTTCTGCCGTACCTAGGTTTATACAAGGTACGGCAGAAATGCCCCAAGGCCAGCAAGAAGACTGGCAGCAGGCCGCCTGA
- a CDS encoding response regulator transcription factor produces the protein MIRVLIADDHKITTDGIQAFLEKEPGIEVAGVASNGQQVLKILEKQAVDVAVLDISMPVMDGIETTRAIVSQYPKTKVVVLSMFKKKAFVKGMLDAGAMGYVLKDNSKEALVFAIHSVSRGARIIPPEILDIYFSGPPREEEEAINLTERELEIVCLLAEGLTAREIGEALNIAKVTVETHIRNAKSKLGINRKAQLVRWAIDKGVC, from the coding sequence ATGATCAGAGTACTCATTGCCGATGACCATAAGATAACGACCGATGGCATACAGGCTTTCCTGGAAAAAGAGCCGGGCATTGAGGTGGCCGGCGTGGCCAGCAATGGCCAGCAGGTCCTGAAAATACTGGAAAAACAGGCGGTAGACGTGGCCGTGCTGGACATCAGCATGCCCGTCATGGACGGCATCGAAACAACCCGGGCCATCGTCAGCCAATACCCAAAGACCAAAGTGGTCGTCCTCAGCATGTTCAAAAAGAAGGCCTTCGTGAAGGGGATGCTGGACGCCGGCGCCATGGGTTACGTCCTCAAGGACAACAGCAAGGAGGCTCTGGTCTTCGCTATCCACTCCGTGAGCCGGGGCGCCCGCATCATCCCGCCCGAGATACTGGACATTTACTTCTCCGGGCCGCCCAGGGAGGAAGAGGAAGCGATTAACCTGACGGAACGAGAGCTGGAAATCGTCTGCCTGCTGGCCGAGGGCCTGACCGCCCGGGAAATCGGCGAGGCGCTGAACATCGCCAAGGTGACGGTGGAGACGCACATCCGCAACGCCAAGAGCAAGCTGGGGATTAACCGGAAAGCGCAGTTGGTGCGGTGGGCGATTGATAAGGGGGTTTGTTAG
- a CDS encoding aminotransferase class I/II-fold pyridoxal phosphate-dependent enzyme has protein sequence MEKKDQRFETRAIRGQMERTGYREHSTPMFLTSSFTFPTAELMSDTFAGQAEGIIYSRYSNPNTDELIGKVCAMEGAEDGFATASGMAAVFASMAAFLRSGDHILASRAVFGSTHQILTELFPRWGIAFTYADPQDIDDWEQHLQPNTRMIVLETPSNPGLALIDLEKAGALARRHGLILNVDNCFATPYLQTPLQYGAQLSVHSGTKWMDGQGRVLGGLVVGDAELIEKVRFFCRHTGPAMSPFNAWVLSKSLETLAVRMERHCSNALRLARFLEEHPRIAKVHYPHLPSHPQYELAQKQMRLGGGIVAFELQGGAEAGMQFLNRIRLCSLSSNLGDSRTIVTHPASTTHSKLKEEERLAVGIAPGMVRISVGLEHIEDVIGDVEQALG, from the coding sequence ATGGAAAAGAAGGATCAACGATTTGAGACCCGGGCCATCCGGGGGCAGATGGAGCGCACCGGTTACCGCGAGCACAGCACGCCGATGTTTCTCACCTCCAGCTTTACCTTTCCCACTGCGGAACTGATGTCCGATACTTTTGCCGGGCAGGCCGAAGGCATCATTTATTCGCGCTACAGCAATCCGAACACGGATGAACTGATCGGGAAGGTGTGCGCCATGGAAGGCGCGGAAGACGGCTTTGCCACCGCTTCCGGCATGGCGGCCGTTTTTGCCAGCATGGCGGCTTTTCTCCGGTCGGGCGACCACATCCTGGCCTCCCGGGCGGTATTTGGCTCCACCCATCAGATCCTCACCGAGCTGTTTCCCCGCTGGGGCATCGCGTTTACCTACGCTGACCCGCAGGATATTGACGACTGGGAGCAGCACCTGCAGCCCAATACCCGGATGATCGTCCTGGAGACGCCTTCCAATCCCGGCCTGGCGCTGATCGACCTGGAAAAGGCAGGCGCCCTGGCGCGCCGCCACGGGCTGATCCTCAACGTAGACAATTGCTTCGCCACGCCCTACCTGCAAACTCCGCTGCAGTACGGGGCTCAGCTCTCCGTCCATTCCGGCACCAAATGGATGGACGGCCAGGGGCGCGTCCTGGGAGGGCTGGTCGTCGGCGATGCGGAGCTGATCGAGAAGGTGCGCTTCTTTTGCCGCCACACCGGCCCGGCCATGTCGCCCTTCAACGCCTGGGTTCTGTCGAAAAGCCTGGAGACCCTGGCTGTCCGGATGGAGCGCCACTGCAGCAACGCCCTCCGCCTGGCCCGCTTCCTGGAGGAGCATCCCCGCATCGCAAAGGTGCACTACCCGCATCTGCCTTCCCACCCTCAGTACGAGCTGGCGCAGAAGCAGATGCGCCTGGGCGGCGGCATCGTGGCGTTCGAACTGCAGGGTGGGGCAGAGGCCGGCATGCAGTTCCTCAACCGCATCCGCCTGTGCTCCCTCTCCTCCAACCTGGGCGATTCGCGGACCATCGTCACCCACCCGGCTTCCACCACTCATTCCAAACTCAAGGAGGAAGAACGCCTGGCGGTGGGCATCGCCCCGGGCATGGTGCGCATCTCCGTCGGCCTGGAGCACATCGAGGATGTGATCGGGGATGTGGAGCAGGCGTTGGGGTAA
- the cysN gene encoding sulfate adenylyltransferase subunit CysN — protein sequence MIDPKHMELLRFTTAGSVDDGKSTLIGRLLYDSKSIFEDQYEAVRASTERRGETGVNLALLTDGLKAEREQGITIDVAYRYFSTPRRKFIIADTPGHIQYTRNMVTGASTANVALILIDARKGVLEQTRRHAFIASLLQIPHLVVCVNKMDLVEYNEERYEEIKQEFEEFSYKLDVRDVHFIPISALNGDNVVDRSQNMPWYGGTTLLYYLENVHIGSDHNFIDCRFPVQYVVRPNTDDFHDYRGYAGRVAGGVFKRGDTVMLLPSGFTSKIAKIDTYDGELEEAYAPLSVTILLEDDLDLSRGDMIVRENNHPEAGQDMEVMVCWFHERPLQLRGKYTIRHTTQEARCIIREIRYKLDINSLHRNMVDQNIGMNDIARVAIRTTKPLFYDSYRKNRITGSIIFVDEGTNETVGAGMII from the coding sequence ATGATAGACCCAAAACACATGGAACTGCTGCGCTTCACCACCGCCGGCAGCGTTGACGACGGAAAATCCACCCTCATCGGGCGGTTGCTGTACGACAGCAAATCCATCTTCGAAGACCAGTACGAAGCCGTCCGGGCAAGTACTGAGCGCCGGGGCGAAACAGGCGTCAACCTGGCCCTGCTGACCGACGGCCTCAAGGCGGAACGCGAACAGGGCATCACCATCGACGTGGCCTACCGGTATTTCTCCACCCCCCGCCGCAAGTTCATCATCGCCGATACGCCGGGCCACATTCAGTATACCCGCAATATGGTAACCGGCGCCTCGACCGCCAACGTGGCGCTCATCCTCATCGACGCCCGGAAAGGCGTGCTGGAACAAACCCGCCGCCACGCCTTCATCGCCTCCCTGCTTCAGATTCCTCACCTGGTGGTGTGCGTCAACAAGATGGACCTGGTGGAATACAATGAGGAGAGATACGAGGAGATCAAGCAGGAATTCGAGGAATTTTCCTACAAGCTGGATGTGCGCGACGTGCACTTCATCCCCATCTCCGCCCTGAACGGGGATAATGTGGTGGACCGATCGCAGAACATGCCCTGGTACGGCGGCACTACCCTGCTCTACTACCTGGAAAACGTGCACATCGGCAGCGACCACAACTTCATCGACTGCCGCTTCCCGGTGCAGTACGTCGTACGCCCCAATACGGACGACTTTCACGACTACCGGGGCTACGCCGGCCGGGTAGCCGGAGGGGTGTTCAAGAGAGGAGACACCGTCATGCTGCTGCCCTCCGGCTTTACCAGCAAGATCGCCAAAATAGATACCTACGACGGAGAACTGGAGGAAGCCTACGCCCCCTTGTCCGTCACCATCCTGCTGGAAGACGACCTCGACCTGAGCCGCGGCGACATGATCGTGCGCGAGAACAACCATCCTGAGGCCGGCCAGGACATGGAGGTGATGGTATGCTGGTTCCACGAGCGCCCGTTGCAATTGCGCGGCAAGTACACCATCCGGCACACCACCCAGGAGGCGCGCTGCATCATCCGGGAAATCCGCTACAAACTCGACATCAACAGCCTGCACCGCAATATGGTGGACCAGAACATCGGGATGAACGACATCGCCCGGGTGGCCATCCGCACCACCAAACCGCTGTTTTACGACAGCTACCGCAAGAACCGCATCACCGGCAGTATTATTTTTGTGGATGAAGGGACGAATGAGACCGTGGGAGCGGGGATGATTATTTAA
- a CDS encoding DUF559 domain-containing protein, with product MRKNQTPAEQFFWEKVRNRRFMGKKFTRQYIIEHAEIQGNKSFFIPDFHCHEKRLIVELDGGIHEQQVEYDKIREDILRDMGFIFLRFRNEEVLESWDRVAERLREALG from the coding sequence ATGAGAAAAAACCAGACTCCTGCCGAGCAGTTCTTCTGGGAGAAGGTTCGCAACCGGCGGTTTATGGGCAAGAAATTTACCCGGCAGTACATCATAGAGCATGCAGAGATACAGGGAAATAAGTCTTTTTTTATCCCTGATTTTCACTGCCATGAAAAGAGGCTGATCGTCGAATTGGACGGTGGGATACACGAGCAGCAAGTAGAGTATGACAAGATTCGGGAGGATATTTTGAGGGATATGGGGTTTATCTTTCTCCGCTTCCGGAATGAGGAGGTGCTGGAGTCATGGGATAGGGTGGCGGAGCGGCTGAGGGAGGCGCTGGGGTAG
- the cysC gene encoding adenylyl-sulfate kinase: MNKHLHPIHDRFLQRADREQRLRQRSKALWLTGLSGSGKSTIAQHLERRLYNEGYFPQALDGDNIRSGINNNLDFSDEGRRENIRRIAEISKLYVNSGLIAINSFISPTTAIRQVARDIIGEEDFIEIYINAPLEVCEARDVKGLYQKARAGEIKGFTGIDAPYEPPQNPALEIRTDQMELNECVRAIFEFLEPLIKYRRA; the protein is encoded by the coding sequence TTGAACAAGCATCTCCATCCCATTCACGACCGGTTCCTGCAACGCGCCGACCGGGAGCAGCGGCTCAGGCAGCGCAGCAAGGCGCTATGGCTCACCGGCCTTTCCGGCTCCGGAAAGAGCACCATCGCCCAGCACCTGGAACGGCGCCTCTACAACGAAGGCTACTTCCCCCAGGCCCTGGACGGCGACAACATCCGCAGCGGCATCAACAACAACCTGGACTTCAGCGACGAAGGCCGGCGGGAAAACATCCGCCGCATCGCCGAAATCTCCAAACTGTATGTCAACAGCGGCCTCATTGCCATCAATTCCTTTATCAGCCCCACCACCGCCATCCGGCAGGTCGCCCGGGACATCATCGGGGAAGAGGATTTTATCGAAATTTACATCAACGCTCCGCTGGAGGTCTGCGAAGCCCGCGACGTGAAAGGCCTCTACCAAAAGGCCCGCGCCGGCGAGATCAAAGGCTTTACCGGGATCGACGCTCCTTACGAGCCGCCCCAGAACCCGGCGCTGGAGATTCGCACCGATCAAATGGAACTGAACGAATGCGTCCGGGCCATTTTCGAATTTTTGGAACCGCTCATCAAGTACCGCAGAGCCTGA
- the cysD gene encoding sulfate adenylyltransferase subunit CysD translates to MRPGHFRIFGTAHQVPQSLTGKTSNRQLTTNNRQPTDNNAMSYNLNHLKELESESIYVIREVAAQFERPVLMFSGGKDSILMVHLAMKAFYPAKIPFPLLHIDTGHNFPETIEFRDRLVEKTGAKLIVGSVQEAIDKGLVVEEKGFNASRNYLQTTALLEALEHGKYDAALGGGRRDEEKARAKERFFSHRDEFGQWDPKNQRPELWNIFNGRKHFGEHFRVFPISNWTELDVWMYIAQEKVELPSLYFAHRRKVFERDGILLADCEYIAKRPEEEALVKEMTVRCRTIGDMTCTGVWRSEAATIEDIIKEVAAARQTERGGRADDKRSETAMEDRKKQGYF, encoded by the coding sequence ATGCGTCCGGGCCATTTTCGAATTTTTGGAACCGCTCATCAAGTACCGCAGAGCCTGACCGGCAAAACAAGCAACCGACAACTGACAACCAACAACCGACAACCAACCGACAACAACGCCATGAGTTATAACCTGAACCACCTGAAAGAGCTGGAATCCGAATCCATTTACGTGATCCGCGAAGTGGCCGCTCAGTTCGAACGGCCGGTATTGATGTTTTCCGGCGGCAAGGATTCTATCCTGATGGTCCACCTGGCCATGAAGGCTTTCTACCCGGCGAAGATTCCCTTCCCGCTGCTGCACATCGATACGGGCCACAATTTCCCCGAAACCATCGAATTCCGGGACCGCCTGGTGGAAAAAACTGGTGCCAAGCTGATCGTTGGCTCTGTGCAGGAGGCCATCGACAAGGGCCTGGTGGTGGAAGAAAAAGGCTTCAACGCCAGCCGCAACTACCTGCAAACCACCGCCCTGCTGGAAGCGCTGGAACACGGAAAGTACGACGCTGCCCTGGGAGGCGGCCGCCGCGACGAGGAAAAGGCCCGCGCCAAAGAGCGCTTCTTCTCCCACCGCGACGAGTTCGGCCAATGGGATCCCAAGAACCAGCGCCCGGAGCTGTGGAACATCTTCAACGGCAGGAAACACTTCGGCGAACACTTCCGCGTCTTCCCCATCAGCAACTGGACGGAGCTGGATGTATGGATGTACATCGCCCAGGAAAAGGTAGAATTGCCCAGCCTCTATTTCGCCCACCGGCGCAAGGTCTTCGAACGCGACGGCATCCTGCTGGCCGATTGCGAGTACATCGCCAAACGGCCGGAGGAAGAAGCTTTGGTAAAGGAAATGACCGTCCGCTGCCGCACCATCGGCGACATGACCTGCACCGGGGTCTGGCGCTCCGAAGCAGCCACCATCGAAGACATCATCAAAGAAGTGGCCGCCGCCCGGCAGACGGAACGCGGGGGGCGGGCCGATGACAAGCGTTCGGAAACGGCGATGGAGGATCGGAAGAAGCAGGGGTATTTTTGA
- a CDS encoding T9SS type A sorting domain-containing protein, translating to MGYLPYQRAYLIDEIRFDKLTHLCIAFANPDERGYLSAGGADLRQVVRRAHQDSVKVLISLAGGAMLPEWTDAWKRLLQPWNRPDFIQKIMLFVEVNEFDGVDIDLEWKQVNQHYSGFVLELREALSARGKLMTAALPGTTRYKHLSEEAMHSFDFINLMAYDLTGPWTASRPGPHSPYAMAVSSLVYWTNLGVPADKLVLGIPLYGWDFSEPGRVGSVPFSFIVATNPAYAHIDQIGKLYYNGLATVIAKTELAKEKAGGIMLWELGKDAYNEYSILSAVHETIFGPGRPEEMLADAKMPEEPVVNDFPLSPAVTGLPFSDGLHKLASAGFQEEQQLNHTGTEIFSLEIEVYPNPFQDSLKITNKEKGTLQLVLTDVKGRSLYETTLSPNSTISWETASFPPGHYIFSAVRGEKQASKRLIKM from the coding sequence GTGGGGTATCTGCCCTATCAGCGCGCCTACCTGATCGATGAGATACGATTCGATAAACTCACTCATCTTTGCATTGCCTTCGCCAACCCGGATGAACGGGGCTACCTCAGCGCCGGAGGCGCCGACCTGCGGCAGGTGGTCCGGCGGGCCCATCAGGACAGCGTGAAAGTGCTCATCTCTCTGGCAGGGGGCGCCATGTTGCCCGAATGGACGGATGCCTGGAAACGCTTGCTGCAGCCATGGAACCGCCCGGATTTCATCCAGAAAATCATGCTTTTCGTAGAGGTCAACGAGTTCGATGGGGTAGACATCGACCTGGAGTGGAAACAGGTCAACCAGCACTACAGCGGCTTCGTCCTGGAATTGCGCGAAGCCCTCAGCGCCCGGGGCAAGTTGATGACGGCAGCCCTGCCCGGCACCACCCGCTACAAGCACCTCAGCGAAGAGGCGATGCATTCCTTCGATTTCATCAACCTCATGGCCTACGACCTCACCGGCCCGTGGACAGCCAGCCGGCCCGGCCCGCATTCGCCCTACGCCATGGCCGTTTCTTCCCTCGTCTACTGGACCAACCTGGGCGTGCCCGCCGATAAGCTGGTCCTGGGCATCCCGCTCTACGGCTGGGACTTTTCCGAACCGGGAAGGGTCGGCTCAGTGCCCTTCAGCTTCATCGTAGCCACCAACCCGGCTTACGCCCATATCGACCAGATCGGCAAACTCTACTACAACGGCCTTGCCACCGTCATCGCTAAAACCGAACTGGCGAAGGAAAAGGCGGGTGGCATTATGCTCTGGGAGCTCGGAAAAGATGCCTACAATGAGTATTCCATTCTGTCTGCCGTTCATGAAACCATCTTTGGCCCCGGCCGGCCGGAAGAGATGCTGGCGGACGCCAAAATGCCGGAGGAACCTGTAGTTAATGACTTCCCATTATCCCCCGCCGTCACCGGCCTGCCATTCTCCGATGGCCTGCACAAGCTGGCTTCCGCCGGCTTTCAGGAAGAACAGCAGTTGAACCATACGGGCACCGAAATCTTCAGCCTGGAGATCGAAGTGTACCCCAACCCTTTCCAGGATTCCCTGAAGATCACCAACAAAGAAAAAGGCACCCTCCAGCTCGTCCTGACCGACGTCAAAGGGCGATCGCTCTACGAAACCACCCTGAGCCCCAACTCCACCATCAGCTGGGAAACCGCCAGCTTCCCTCCCGGCCACTACATCTTCTCCGCTGTGCGGGGCGAAAAGCAAGCGTCCAAACGGCTCATCAAGATGTGA